Proteins co-encoded in one Natronorubrum daqingense genomic window:
- a CDS encoding flavin reductase family protein: MHAFDPSERTQDEVARFVKTVVTPRPIAWISTQSADGAENLAPFSSYNYVSLQEPTVLFNSPNGEPDELKDTARNALETEEFVVNVVTEADIERMDHTSAAIPEDESEFNLAEVDRGECETVAAPRVADAAVSMECTLYDSIEIHDKLMILGDVQYVHVDEGLLTDGKLDMRDLDTVGRLGGPYYTVSDTLPFERQF, encoded by the coding sequence ATGCACGCGTTCGACCCATCGGAACGAACACAGGACGAAGTCGCACGATTCGTAAAAACCGTCGTCACGCCGCGTCCGATCGCCTGGATCAGCACGCAAAGCGCGGACGGCGCCGAGAATCTGGCACCGTTTAGCTCCTACAACTACGTCTCGTTACAGGAACCGACCGTCTTGTTCAACTCGCCGAACGGCGAACCGGACGAACTGAAAGATACGGCCAGAAACGCCCTCGAGACCGAGGAGTTCGTCGTCAACGTCGTCACGGAAGCCGATATCGAACGGATGGACCACACGTCGGCGGCGATTCCCGAAGACGAGAGTGAGTTCAACCTCGCCGAGGTCGACCGCGGCGAGTGTGAAACCGTCGCTGCGCCGCGGGTAGCCGACGCGGCCGTCTCGATGGAGTGTACCCTCTACGATTCGATCGAGATTCACGACAAACTGATGATTCTCGGCGACGTTCAGTACGTCCACGTCGACGAAGGACTGCTCACCGACGGCAAACTCGACATGCGCGACCTCGATACCGTCGGTCGTCTCGGCGGTCCGTACTACACCGTTTCCGACACGCTCCCGTTCGAACGGCAGTTCTAA
- the cdd gene encoding cytidine deaminase, with protein sequence MTDLLETARDVQSNAHVPYSEYPVGAALETADGEVFVGCNLENANYSNSLHAEEVAIAEAVKNGHREFTRVAVSSGQRDGVTPCGMCRQTLAEFCDDDLVVLCDRGDDEPPAEYTLGELLPDTITEEMLE encoded by the coding sequence ATGACGGACTTACTCGAGACGGCCCGCGACGTTCAGTCGAACGCCCACGTCCCCTACTCCGAGTACCCGGTCGGCGCTGCCCTCGAGACGGCAGACGGCGAGGTCTTCGTCGGCTGCAATCTCGAGAACGCGAACTACAGCAACAGTCTTCACGCCGAAGAGGTCGCGATCGCCGAGGCGGTCAAGAACGGGCATCGCGAGTTCACTCGAGTGGCCGTCAGTTCTGGCCAGCGAGATGGCGTGACGCCCTGTGGGATGTGCCGCCAGACGCTCGCCGAGTTCTGTGACGACGACCTCGTCGTGCTCTGTGATCGCGGCGACGACGAACCACCAGCGGAGTACACGCTGGGCGAGTTGTTACCCGATACGATCACCGAGGAGATGCTCGAGTGA